A part of Microbacterium atlanticum genomic DNA contains:
- a CDS encoding alkaline phosphatase D family protein codes for MPSPLILGPMLRYVDETSASIWVETQSECLVSAHVGGRSWEARTFAVHGHHYALVEVDGLEPGSVSPYRVEIDGRTVWPDPGSDYPASVITTRAPGHPSQIAFGSCRTSVPHDRSGNRTHGVDSLRSFALAVADGRQDRPEMLLFLGDQVYADSTTKAMQAFIRSRRDIHEPPGKELKDFEEYAHLYRLAWSDDANRWLLSCVPTAMIFDDHDIRDDWNASLDWKKKMQATTWWHERIVAGLASYWVYQHLGNLSPRERAADEMWQTVCARRDDASRDLTDALDAFADRCDSDPSSYRWSYSRDFEGTRLIVLDSRVARDLTPSDRGLLNDRELTWFDEHMQGGCRHVLVATSLPFLLPLGLHHVEAWDEAIAQGAWGRAAAWVGERLRRGFDLEHWAAFQNSFQAVAAIATEVADGDRGPSPQTVTFLSGDVHFSYLAEVERQHGSRIVQAVCSPMRNPLPRFLRWFSVVMSYGAATPLGAAAAHSAKVPDPPFRWKTVKGPWFDNNVALLEDRPDGLTMTWHTGVVEDGDESRPRLEEVASITVPAKRDSAVSS; via the coding sequence ATGCCATCCCCGCTGATCCTGGGGCCGATGCTCCGCTACGTCGACGAGACGTCGGCCAGCATCTGGGTGGAGACGCAGTCCGAGTGTCTGGTGAGCGCGCACGTCGGGGGACGGTCGTGGGAGGCCCGCACCTTCGCGGTGCACGGCCACCATTACGCACTGGTCGAAGTCGACGGGCTCGAGCCCGGGAGCGTCTCGCCGTACCGTGTCGAGATCGACGGGCGCACGGTCTGGCCTGATCCGGGCTCGGACTATCCGGCTTCGGTGATCACCACGCGCGCGCCGGGGCATCCGTCTCAGATCGCCTTCGGATCGTGCCGCACCAGCGTGCCCCACGACCGCTCGGGCAACCGGACCCACGGCGTGGACTCGTTGCGGTCGTTCGCCCTCGCGGTGGCCGACGGTCGCCAAGACCGGCCGGAGATGCTCCTCTTCCTCGGGGATCAGGTGTACGCCGATTCGACCACCAAGGCCATGCAGGCGTTCATCCGCAGCCGCCGCGACATCCACGAGCCGCCGGGGAAGGAGCTCAAGGACTTCGAGGAGTACGCGCATCTGTACCGCCTGGCATGGTCGGATGACGCGAACCGGTGGCTGTTGTCCTGCGTGCCGACCGCGATGATCTTCGACGACCACGACATCCGTGACGACTGGAACGCCTCGCTCGACTGGAAGAAGAAGATGCAGGCCACCACGTGGTGGCACGAACGCATCGTCGCGGGCCTGGCCTCGTACTGGGTCTACCAGCACCTCGGCAACCTGTCTCCCCGCGAGCGCGCCGCCGACGAGATGTGGCAGACCGTCTGCGCCCGCCGCGACGACGCCTCCCGCGACCTGACTGATGCCCTCGACGCGTTCGCCGATCGCTGCGACAGCGACCCGAGCAGCTACCGCTGGAGCTACTCGCGGGACTTCGAGGGAACCCGCCTGATCGTCCTGGACTCGCGTGTCGCGCGAGACCTCACCCCGTCGGACCGGGGGCTGCTGAACGACCGAGAGCTGACGTGGTTCGACGAGCACATGCAGGGCGGATGCCGCCACGTGCTGGTGGCCACCTCGCTCCCGTTCCTCCTGCCGCTGGGTCTGCACCACGTCGAGGCGTGGGATGAGGCGATCGCTCAGGGCGCGTGGGGTCGCGCGGCCGCGTGGGTGGGCGAGCGACTGCGGCGGGGCTTCGATCTGGAGCACTGGGCGGCCTTCCAGAACAGCTTCCAGGCGGTGGCCGCGATCGCGACGGAGGTGGCCGACGGCGACCGTGGCCCGTCGCCGCAGACCGTGACCTTCCTGTCGGGGGATGTGCACTTCTCGTACCTGGCCGAGGTCGAGCGGCAGCACGGCAGCCGCATCGTGCAGGCCGTCTGCTCACCGATGCGGAACCCGCTGCCGCGCTTCCTGCGCTGGTTCTCGGTGGTGATGTCGTATGGCGCAGCGACGCCGCTTGGGGCAGCCGCGGCGCATTCCGCCAAAGTGCCCGACCCGCCCTTCCGCTGGAAGACGGTGAAGGGCCCCTGGTTCGACAACAACGTCGCGCTCCTGGAAGACAGACCCGATGGGCTCACGATGACGTGGCACACCGGCGTCGTCGAGGACGGCGACGAGAGCCGTCCTCGGCTGGAGGAGGTGGCGTCCATCACGGTGCCTGCGAAGCGAGACTCGGCCGTGTCGTCCTGA
- a CDS encoding SDR family NAD(P)-dependent oxidoreductase yields MQQVDTDALEATSADTWDRVVAVTQTSVFLGMKAAAEALKKRGNGAVVNISSMYGIVGSGVSPAYHAAKGAVRLLTKTTALGWAKEGVRVNSVHPGFIDTPILGDTDRDQLVAGTPMGRLGRPEEIAAIITFLASDDASFVTGAEFVADGGYTAG; encoded by the coding sequence TTGCAACAGGTCGACACCGACGCCCTCGAGGCGACCAGCGCCGACACGTGGGACCGTGTCGTGGCGGTCACCCAGACGAGTGTCTTCCTCGGCATGAAGGCGGCGGCCGAGGCGCTCAAGAAGCGAGGCAACGGCGCCGTCGTCAACATCAGCTCGATGTACGGCATCGTCGGCTCCGGCGTCAGCCCGGCCTACCACGCCGCCAAGGGGGCGGTGCGACTGCTCACCAAGACCACCGCGCTCGGGTGGGCCAAGGAAGGTGTGCGGGTCAACTCGGTGCACCCCGGGTTCATCGACACCCCCATCCTGGGCGACACCGATCGCGATCAGCTCGTGGCCGGCACGCCGATGGGCCGCCTGGGACGCCCGGAGGAGATCGCCGCGATCATCACGTTCCTGGCGAGCGACGACGCGAGCTTCGTGACCGGAGCGGAGTTCGTCGCCGACGGCGGCTACACCGCCGGATGA
- a CDS encoding DUF6326 family protein, translating to MTTRTEITNPLDNGTVPVQLKLAAAWTTFMFLYVYVDILNFYKPGVVDGILNGLVWRFDISSTLLTIFLVSVSIPALMVVLSVTLPAQVNRLTNLVVASLLIPYSIFNAAGATWEWAAFYGISIGIEVLLLAFILRSAWAWPRTSGVAADHPMTALRR from the coding sequence ATGACCACGAGAACAGAGATCACAAACCCGCTCGACAACGGGACGGTCCCCGTGCAGCTGAAGCTCGCCGCCGCCTGGACCACCTTCATGTTCCTCTACGTGTACGTCGACATCCTCAACTTCTACAAGCCCGGCGTCGTCGACGGCATCCTGAACGGCCTCGTCTGGCGGTTCGACATCAGCTCGACACTGCTGACGATCTTCCTCGTATCCGTGTCGATCCCGGCTCTGATGGTGGTCCTCTCCGTCACGCTGCCGGCTCAGGTGAACCGCCTCACGAACCTCGTCGTCGCATCGCTCCTCATCCCGTACTCGATCTTCAACGCGGCAGGGGCGACCTGGGAGTGGGCCGCCTTCTACGGCATCTCGATCGGCATCGAAGTCCTGCTCCTGGCCTTCATCCTTCGCTCCGCCTGGGCATGGCCCCGCACCTCTGGCGTCGCCGCTGATCACCCGATGACCGCTCTTCGACGGTGA
- a CDS encoding NAD(P)-dependent alcohol dehydrogenase — MHIEERPDAAAHVASATSRIIATTMRAVVQREYGPPSVLGVTEIGVPRPGRDEVLVRVVAASVHPGDYFVMTGQPYLVRLVFGLHRPRNGIPGRDFSGVVAAVGEDVIDLHPGDEVFGWGTTGALAEYACVPAGNVALIPAGLSAADAAAVPTSAMTALQALRDIANVEPGQTVLITGASGGVGSFAVQIAKAFEAEVTGVCSTRNVDLVRSLGADHVIDYTATDFTRIGKRYDVILDSVEAQPLAASRRALTPTGTLIPNSGRGGRWIGPLGRILVARMLSAFTRQRLRPFTSVGKRQDLLTLADLLATGQVTPAIDRTYLLDQAAEALSYVGTGHARGKVVVTI; from the coding sequence ATGCACATCGAAGAGCGACCGGATGCCGCGGCCCACGTGGCGTCAGCGACGAGCCGGATCATCGCCACGACCATGCGCGCCGTCGTGCAGCGCGAGTACGGGCCGCCGTCCGTGCTGGGCGTGACCGAGATCGGGGTGCCGCGCCCTGGTCGCGACGAGGTGCTCGTCCGCGTGGTGGCGGCCTCCGTGCATCCCGGCGACTACTTCGTCATGACCGGTCAGCCCTACCTCGTACGTCTGGTGTTCGGGCTCCACCGACCGCGCAACGGCATCCCCGGCAGAGACTTCTCCGGAGTGGTGGCGGCGGTGGGGGAAGATGTCATCGACCTCCACCCTGGCGACGAGGTCTTCGGCTGGGGCACGACCGGAGCGCTCGCCGAGTACGCCTGCGTTCCGGCGGGCAACGTCGCATTGATCCCCGCCGGCCTGTCGGCCGCGGATGCGGCAGCGGTGCCCACCTCGGCGATGACGGCGCTGCAGGCGTTGCGCGACATCGCGAACGTCGAGCCGGGTCAGACGGTGCTCATCACGGGCGCGTCGGGCGGGGTGGGATCGTTCGCCGTCCAGATCGCGAAGGCGTTCGAGGCTGAGGTGACGGGCGTGTGCAGCACCCGCAATGTTGACCTGGTCCGGTCGCTCGGCGCAGACCACGTCATCGACTACACGGCGACCGACTTCACCCGCATCGGGAAGCGCTACGACGTCATCTTGGACAGTGTGGAGGCCCAGCCCCTGGCGGCTTCCCGCCGGGCGCTGACGCCGACGGGCACCCTCATTCCCAACAGTGGTCGCGGCGGCCGCTGGATCGGTCCCCTCGGCCGGATCCTCGTGGCTCGCATGCTGTCCGCCTTTACGCGTCAGAGACTGCGGCCCTTCACGTCCGTCGGGAAGCGCCAGGATCTGCTCACCCTGGCCGACCTCCTCGCGACCGGGCAGGTCACGCCCGCTATCGACCGGACGTACCTGCTCGACCAGGCAGCCGAAGCCCTCAGCTATGTCGGGACCGGGCACGCCCGCGGAAAGGTCGTGGTCACCATCTGA
- a CDS encoding TetR/AcrR family transcriptional regulator C-terminal domain-containing protein: MLQGSEETMSAEEHRQRAPDAGLSRQRVVDEAIRLADREGVAGLSMRRLAGTLGAGAMSLYHYVASKEDLLDAMIDVVFEQIELPPEGTDWQSALRQRAISARQVLARHPWANGLMESRTSPGPANLRHHEAVTACLRRAGFSPLAATHANWLLDSYVYGFALQTAGLPFDTAAELADMTEDIYLPQLPHDEFPYLNESAAALVAAGFDPAEEFIFGLDLVLAALEPLRTAT; encoded by the coding sequence GTGCTGCAGGGGAGCGAGGAGACGATGTCTGCCGAGGAACACCGCCAGCGGGCCCCCGATGCGGGGTTGAGCAGGCAACGGGTCGTGGACGAGGCGATCCGGCTCGCCGACCGTGAGGGTGTCGCGGGTCTGAGCATGCGCCGGCTGGCCGGCACCCTCGGCGCCGGCGCGATGTCGCTCTACCACTACGTCGCGAGCAAGGAGGATCTGCTCGACGCCATGATCGACGTCGTCTTCGAGCAGATCGAACTGCCCCCTGAAGGCACGGATTGGCAGTCGGCACTGCGACAGCGAGCGATATCCGCCCGGCAGGTGCTCGCGCGCCACCCCTGGGCGAATGGCCTGATGGAGTCGCGGACCTCGCCGGGGCCCGCCAACCTCCGCCACCACGAAGCCGTCACCGCCTGCCTGCGAAGGGCCGGCTTCTCACCCTTGGCGGCGACCCATGCCAACTGGCTTCTCGACAGCTATGTGTACGGTTTCGCTCTCCAGACAGCCGGCCTGCCGTTCGACACCGCCGCTGAGCTCGCCGACATGACCGAGGACATCTATCTGCCTCAGCTTCCTCACGATGAGTTCCCGTACCTGAATGAGTCAGCCGCGGCGCTCGTCGCTGCCGGCTTCGACCCGGCTGAGGAGTTCATCTTCGGCCTCGACCTCGTCCTCGCCGCCCTCGAGCCGCTGCGGACCGCGACGTAG
- a CDS encoding DUF808 domain-containing protein, which produces MSVGLLAVVDDILTAAVKASAKTAGVVIDDAAVTPQYVQGITPARELPVVGKIALGSLANKFVIIIPLALLLTAFAPWVLPWLLIIGGSYLCFEGAEKVMEWFGAHHGPGQDEPRDERKLVFGAIRTDLILSTEIMLISLASLDAGLGIWMTLGALTVIALAMTLLVYGVVALLVKIDDVGLGMAQSPVARVRTTGESIVRSMPTVFRIISVIGTVAMLWVGGHLVIENLAETFWSGPYDLLHVVTHWVESLGPVVVWVVESVLSGLFGLVYGLLIAGIVFAVMRILKRKAPAGAAH; this is translated from the coding sequence ATGTCGGTGGGTTTGCTCGCGGTGGTGGACGACATCCTCACCGCCGCCGTCAAAGCGAGCGCGAAGACCGCGGGCGTCGTGATCGATGACGCGGCCGTCACTCCGCAGTACGTGCAGGGGATCACCCCGGCGCGTGAGCTGCCGGTCGTCGGGAAGATCGCCCTCGGCAGTCTGGCCAACAAGTTCGTCATCATCATCCCCCTCGCACTGCTGCTCACCGCGTTCGCACCGTGGGTGCTGCCGTGGCTGCTCATCATCGGCGGCTCCTACCTGTGCTTCGAAGGCGCCGAGAAGGTCATGGAGTGGTTCGGGGCCCACCACGGCCCCGGTCAGGACGAGCCGAGGGACGAGCGCAAGCTGGTGTTCGGCGCGATCCGCACGGACCTGATACTCAGCACCGAGATCATGCTCATCTCGCTGGCCAGTCTCGACGCGGGCCTGGGCATCTGGATGACCCTCGGCGCTCTCACCGTGATCGCTCTGGCCATGACTCTGCTCGTCTACGGCGTCGTCGCACTGCTGGTGAAGATCGACGACGTGGGACTCGGGATGGCGCAGAGCCCGGTCGCCAGGGTGCGCACCACGGGCGAATCGATCGTGCGATCCATGCCGACCGTGTTCCGCATCATCAGTGTGATCGGCACGGTCGCCATGCTGTGGGTCGGGGGCCACCTGGTGATCGAGAATCTGGCGGAGACCTTCTGGTCGGGCCCGTACGACCTGCTGCATGTCGTGACGCACTGGGTGGAGTCGCTCGGGCCGGTTGTGGTGTGGGTCGTCGAGTCCGTGCTGTCCGGCTTGTTCGGTCTGGTCTACGGGTTGCTCATCGCGGGGATCGTATTCGCCGTGATGAGAATCCTGAAGCGCAAGGCGCCGGCCGGCGCTGCGCATTGA
- a CDS encoding DUF6544 family protein, whose amino-acid sequence MPHSNSSWRSASPRPPPDGGSRITGGNGCRRVAPDELAAADRGGRRDWRRRRSPDDRLGSDERGETFTRQRWSTPVEGRHPSDGRVTASRAEARWHDPDPEGEFAYLEITIDEIEDARPAVADEVSSLGS is encoded by the coding sequence ATGCCGCACTCGAACAGCTCATGGCGCTCAGCGTCGCCGCGGCCGCCGCCTGATGGCGGCAGTCGGATCACGGGGGGCAACGGATGTCGCAGAGTAGCGCCTGACGAACTGGCAGCTGCAGACCGCGGTGGCCGCCGCGATTGGCGTCGCCGACGTTCGCCCGACGACCGCCTCGGGTCGGATGAGCGGGGTGAGACGTTCACTCGGCAGCGCTGGTCTACACCGGTCGAGGGGCGACATCCGTCCGATGGTCGGGTGACCGCGAGCCGAGCGGAGGCGCGCTGGCACGATCCCGACCCCGAGGGGGAGTTCGCGTACCTCGAGATCACGATCGACGAGATCGAGGACGCCCGTCCCGCGGTCGCCGACGAGGTCAGCAGCCTGGGCTCGTAG
- a CDS encoding family 78 glycoside hydrolase catalytic domain, with protein sequence MVAAVTVTPVRFENHRDAIGIGESAPRLSWIVSAAPAGWRQARFEVQDADGEAIAVDSAESVLVPWPFAPLASREHRSVRVRVTGEDGSVSEWGEWATVEAGLLEAHDWRAQMVSPVDPTVASPLVRGSFEIREAEIARARIYATAQGVYELELNGSRVGDQELAPGWTAYESRLRYQTYEVTELLMPGRNAIGAWLGDGWWRGHLGWDGRRALYGGDLGVLVQLEVEYADGERQVVASGPEWVSSAGPISSADLYNGEDFDAQAFDPAWSTADIDVRAWAPVALREFDAATLVAPDGPPVRHVETLAVQEVSTSPSGKTILDFGQNLVGRLRIRVRGDAGRTVSLRHAEVLERGELATEPLRGAKATDTYTLRGGEAEEWAPRFTFHGFRYAEVTGWPGELDPADIVAEVLHSDLRRTGWFESSDPLVNRLHENAVWGMRGNFVDIPTDCPQRDERLGWTGDLQVFAPTAEFLYDSAGFLTSWLRDLAAEQKKYGGTPMVVPAVTTGYQGPMAAWADAATVVPWTMYRAYGDLGILRTQFESMAAWVDEVTAAAGEDRIWSKGFQFGDWLDPTAPAGRPEAAQTYPEIVATAYFARSSRIVADAAALLGRDEDAARYRTLADEVRAAFHREYVSGSGRLLSDSATAYALALQFDLIEGEAARAHAADRLSEIVRGNGYKISTGFVGTPLICDALSANGHPDVAYRLLLQTEAPSWLYTVKHGATTIWERWDSLLPDGTVNPSGMTSFNHYAFGSVADWLHRVVAGLAPAEPGYRRLRIAPQPPRAGLTSAAARLETPYGEASVSWELADGAITVSATVPVGTTADVVLPSGDTALVEHGVHEWVEPFEVDPTERAPVTVDTPMGEIIDEPEVMAVFMGVVTKYVPEAAAHMSGGLNGREDITPRQIAGMMPHSEAFLADLERGFAAVSAGEPIPQDLFAEPEPQSDEGVVEAAAMLSGRDFWSTREGDGIRSLTIVDGPHGVRRQDGASDNLGLYDSLPATCFPPGVALGSTWNPALIREIGEALGREARALDVDVLLGPAINIKRSPLGGRTFEYLSEDPLLTGVLATEYVHGVQSTGVGTSLKHFAVNSQETDRMRVSAEVDHRTLREIYLPAFERVVTRAQPTTVMSAYNAINGVFASENEWLLTELLRGEWGFEGLVLSDWGAIKDRVQALRAGLDLEMPGTGDEGRDAIVAAVRDGRLDRASVDRSLERLRTLAERTAAEQPTAPLDADAHHALARRAAGEAIVLLRNERDTLPLRPGRKTVVLGELAVKPQYQGGGSSHVNATRLDIPLDELRAQLGDLPYAPGYSTDAAADAAALLDDARAAAQGADVAVVFVGLYEKDQSEGFDRTHLELPAAHVALIEAVAAVAGRTVVVLSNGGVVSLEPWHDSVDAIVEGWALGQAVGGALADVLTGAVNPSGRLAESIPLRLQDTPSYVTFPGENETVRYGEGVFVGYRWYTTAEQPVRYPFGHGLSYSTFTYEGLEVAASGYDEATVRVVVRNDGAVAGAEVLQVYVAPAAAPVRRPVRELGAFTKVHLAAGESAVVELTLERRAFAYWDVVKDRWRVEPGAYRIELGRSSSDVVLSEALELAGDVEQLEPLTLESTVGDWFGHPVVGPALMQAMMAGATEEQLAAASDNENMLKMVESMPMGQFARFPGVEIPDAALEQLMALSVAAAAA encoded by the coding sequence ATGGTCGCCGCTGTCACCGTCACCCCCGTCCGCTTCGAGAATCACCGCGACGCAATCGGGATCGGCGAATCCGCTCCCCGGTTGAGCTGGATCGTCAGCGCCGCGCCGGCAGGGTGGCGGCAGGCTCGATTCGAGGTTCAGGACGCCGATGGCGAGGCGATCGCCGTCGACAGCGCCGAATCGGTTCTCGTGCCGTGGCCCTTCGCGCCTTTGGCCTCGCGCGAGCACCGGTCGGTGCGGGTGCGGGTGACCGGCGAGGACGGATCAGTATCCGAGTGGGGCGAATGGGCGACCGTGGAGGCGGGGCTTCTGGAAGCGCACGACTGGCGAGCGCAGATGGTGAGTCCGGTGGATCCCACGGTCGCGTCGCCCCTCGTGCGCGGCTCGTTCGAGATCCGCGAGGCTGAGATCGCACGTGCTCGCATCTACGCGACGGCGCAGGGTGTGTACGAGCTGGAGCTCAACGGATCCCGCGTCGGAGATCAGGAACTGGCTCCCGGATGGACGGCGTACGAGAGCCGGCTGCGCTACCAGACGTACGAGGTCACCGAGCTGCTCATGCCGGGTCGCAATGCGATCGGCGCGTGGCTCGGCGATGGCTGGTGGCGCGGGCATCTCGGCTGGGACGGTCGTCGCGCGCTGTACGGCGGCGATCTGGGAGTGCTGGTGCAGCTCGAAGTCGAGTATGCCGACGGGGAGCGCCAGGTCGTGGCATCCGGCCCCGAGTGGGTGTCGAGCGCGGGCCCGATCAGCTCGGCTGATCTCTACAACGGAGAGGACTTCGACGCTCAGGCGTTCGACCCGGCGTGGTCGACCGCCGACATCGACGTCCGCGCGTGGGCTCCTGTGGCGCTGCGCGAGTTCGACGCCGCGACGCTCGTCGCACCCGATGGCCCGCCCGTCCGGCACGTCGAGACCCTCGCCGTGCAGGAGGTGTCGACGAGCCCGTCCGGCAAGACCATCCTGGACTTCGGCCAGAACCTGGTCGGGCGCCTCCGCATCCGGGTGAGAGGTGACGCGGGCCGCACCGTCAGTCTTCGTCACGCCGAAGTGCTCGAGCGCGGAGAGCTCGCGACCGAGCCCCTTCGCGGTGCGAAGGCGACCGACACCTACACGCTGCGTGGAGGAGAGGCGGAGGAATGGGCGCCTCGGTTCACGTTCCACGGCTTCCGGTATGCCGAGGTCACCGGCTGGCCGGGAGAGCTCGACCCCGCTGACATCGTGGCCGAAGTCCTGCACTCGGACCTTCGCCGCACCGGGTGGTTCGAGTCGTCCGATCCCCTGGTGAACCGCCTGCACGAGAACGCGGTCTGGGGGATGCGGGGCAACTTCGTCGACATCCCCACCGACTGCCCGCAGCGCGACGAGCGTCTCGGCTGGACCGGCGACCTGCAGGTGTTCGCGCCGACGGCCGAGTTCCTCTACGACTCCGCGGGATTTCTGACGTCGTGGCTGCGCGACCTCGCCGCCGAGCAGAAGAAGTACGGCGGGACGCCGATGGTGGTCCCGGCTGTCACCACCGGCTACCAGGGGCCGATGGCGGCGTGGGCGGATGCGGCGACCGTCGTGCCGTGGACGATGTACCGCGCCTACGGCGACCTCGGCATCCTGCGGACCCAGTTCGAGAGCATGGCCGCGTGGGTGGACGAAGTGACCGCGGCCGCAGGAGAGGACCGGATCTGGTCGAAGGGATTCCAGTTCGGCGATTGGCTCGACCCGACTGCGCCGGCAGGCCGGCCCGAGGCAGCCCAGACCTACCCCGAGATCGTCGCCACGGCCTATTTCGCTCGCTCGTCACGCATCGTTGCGGATGCCGCAGCCCTCCTGGGCCGAGACGAGGACGCGGCGCGCTACCGCACGCTCGCCGACGAGGTGCGCGCCGCGTTCCACCGCGAGTACGTCTCGGGATCGGGTCGGCTGCTTTCCGACTCGGCGACCGCGTACGCCCTCGCTCTGCAGTTCGACCTGATCGAAGGCGAAGCGGCGCGCGCGCATGCGGCGGATCGCCTCTCCGAGATCGTCCGCGGCAACGGGTACAAGATCTCCACGGGCTTCGTCGGCACACCGTTGATCTGCGACGCGCTCTCCGCCAACGGCCACCCGGACGTCGCGTACCGGCTGCTGCTGCAGACCGAGGCGCCCTCGTGGCTGTACACCGTGAAGCACGGCGCCACGACGATCTGGGAGCGGTGGGACTCACTGCTCCCGGACGGAACCGTCAATCCGAGCGGGATGACCTCGTTCAACCACTACGCCTTCGGCTCGGTCGCCGACTGGCTCCACCGCGTCGTCGCCGGGCTCGCCCCCGCCGAGCCCGGGTACCGCCGCCTGCGCATCGCGCCACAGCCGCCGCGCGCCGGGCTGACCTCGGCGGCCGCGCGCCTCGAGACGCCGTACGGCGAGGCCTCCGTCTCGTGGGAGCTGGCCGACGGCGCGATCACCGTGTCAGCCACCGTGCCGGTCGGCACGACAGCCGACGTCGTCCTTCCCTCCGGCGACACGGCGCTCGTCGAGCACGGCGTGCACGAATGGGTCGAGCCGTTCGAGGTCGACCCCACTGAGCGGGCGCCGGTCACCGTCGACACCCCGATGGGCGAGATCATCGACGAGCCCGAGGTGATGGCGGTGTTCATGGGCGTCGTGACGAAGTACGTGCCGGAGGCCGCCGCGCACATGAGCGGTGGCCTGAACGGGCGGGAGGACATCACGCCCCGCCAGATCGCCGGCATGATGCCCCACTCGGAGGCGTTCCTCGCCGATCTCGAGCGCGGCTTCGCCGCCGTGTCGGCAGGAGAGCCGATTCCCCAGGATCTCTTCGCCGAGCCCGAGCCGCAGAGCGACGAGGGTGTGGTCGAGGCGGCGGCGATGCTCAGCGGACGCGACTTCTGGTCCACTCGCGAGGGCGACGGCATCCGCTCCCTCACGATCGTCGACGGCCCGCACGGTGTGCGGCGGCAGGACGGTGCGTCCGACAACCTCGGCCTCTACGACAGCCTCCCTGCCACCTGCTTCCCACCGGGGGTCGCTCTCGGCTCGACGTGGAACCCCGCCCTGATCCGAGAGATCGGTGAGGCCCTCGGCCGGGAAGCACGTGCGCTCGACGTCGATGTGCTCCTCGGTCCCGCGATCAACATCAAGCGCTCCCCACTGGGCGGTCGCACGTTCGAGTACCTGTCGGAGGATCCGCTGCTCACCGGGGTGCTCGCGACCGAGTACGTCCACGGCGTGCAATCAACCGGCGTCGGCACATCGCTCAAGCACTTCGCCGTCAACAGTCAGGAGACCGACCGGATGCGGGTGAGCGCAGAGGTCGACCACCGGACTCTGCGCGAGATCTACCTGCCTGCCTTCGAGCGGGTCGTCACCCGAGCGCAGCCGACGACCGTCATGAGCGCTTACAACGCGATCAACGGCGTGTTCGCCTCGGAGAACGAGTGGCTGCTCACCGAGCTGCTGCGCGGCGAGTGGGGGTTCGAAGGGCTGGTGCTCTCGGACTGGGGTGCGATCAAGGATCGGGTCCAGGCCCTTCGCGCAGGACTCGACCTCGAGATGCCCGGAACCGGAGACGAGGGCCGCGATGCGATCGTCGCGGCCGTCCGAGACGGACGTCTCGATCGCGCGTCGGTGGATCGGTCGCTCGAGCGGCTCCGCACGCTCGCGGAGCGGACCGCCGCCGAACAGCCGACCGCGCCCCTTGACGCAGACGCGCACCATGCCCTCGCCCGGCGTGCCGCCGGCGAGGCGATCGTGCTCCTGCGCAACGAACGGGACACTCTGCCGCTTCGTCCGGGGCGGAAGACCGTCGTCCTCGGCGAGCTCGCTGTGAAGCCTCAGTACCAGGGCGGTGGAAGCTCCCATGTGAACGCCACTCGTCTCGACATCCCGCTCGACGAGCTGCGCGCGCAGCTCGGCGATCTCCCGTACGCGCCGGGATACTCGACGGATGCCGCAGCCGACGCCGCGGCTCTCCTCGACGACGCACGAGCCGCGGCGCAGGGCGCCGATGTCGCGGTGGTCTTCGTCGGCCTGTACGAGAAAGACCAGTCGGAGGGCTTCGACCGCACGCACCTCGAGCTCCCCGCGGCGCACGTCGCGCTCATCGAGGCGGTCGCGGCCGTCGCCGGTCGGACGGTGGTCGTCCTCTCCAACGGCGGGGTCGTCTCGCTCGAACCGTGGCACGATTCCGTCGACGCCATCGTCGAGGGATGGGCGCTGGGACAGGCCGTCGGGGGTGCTCTCGCCGACGTCCTCACCGGTGCGGTCAACCCCTCGGGACGCCTCGCCGAGTCCATCCCGCTCCGGCTGCAGGACACCCCCTCGTACGTCACCTTCCCGGGCGAGAACGAGACGGTCCGCTACGGCGAGGGCGTGTTCGTCGGCTACCGCTGGTACACGACCGCCGAGCAGCCGGTGCGCTATCCCTTCGGGCACGGCCTGAGCTACTCGACGTTCACCTACGAGGGACTCGAGGTCGCGGCATCCGGGTACGACGAAGCGACCGTGCGGGTCGTCGTGCGCAATGACGGGGCCGTCGCGGGTGCCGAGGTCCTCCAGGTCTATGTGGCACCTGCGGCAGCGCCGGTGCGTCGACCCGTGCGCGAGCTGGGCGCGTTCACGAAGGTGCACTTGGCGGCCGGCGAGTCCGCGGTCGTCGAGCTGACTCTCGAGCGGCGCGCCTTCGCCTACTGGGACGTCGTCAAGGACCGCTGGCGCGTCGAGCCGGGCGCCTACCGCATCGAGCTGGGCCGCTCGTCATCCGATGTGGTGCTGTCCGAGGCGCTGGAGCTCGCGGGCGATGTCGAGCAGCTCGAACCTCTCACCCTCGAGTCGACGGTCGGCGACTGGTTCGGGCATCCCGTCGTCGGTCCGGCGCTCATGCAGGCGATGATGGCCGGCGCCACCGAAGAGCAGCTGGCCGCGGCATCCGACAACGAGAACATGCTGAAAATGGTCGAGTCCATGCCGATGGGACAGTTCGCGCGCTTCCCGGGAGTCGAGATCCCGGATGCCGCACTCGAACAGCTCATGGCGCTCAGCGTCGCCGCGGCCGCCGCCTGA